A single genomic interval of Arthrobacter globiformis harbors:
- the nudC gene encoding NAD(+) diphosphatase, which translates to MSHAEAAVPVGQAAGAIPENQLRAGELAANHLFDTVLPVRPAMVNRGSVERMRPGLVPDLLAAGTAKAMLLSGRHALVHGDALVLAEATPLLDRLEGSAAGPAHIIYLGAALGSEDLPTGTGLLLFILPEPVDPGSAGLPAGAAWEGFRDVAAQLDATHTALFVEASAIANWHATHTHCPRCGAVTKVEASGWVRRCPADNSEHYPRTDPAIIVTVVGPDGRVLLGGGGPLDAKNYSTLAGFVEPGESLEQAVVREIQEEVGVQVRACQYLGSQSWPFPASLMLGFTAVTDDTEAKPDGVEVTRARWFSREELQEAVLSGEITISTRLSIARSLIEHWYGGVIQDRPADD; encoded by the coding sequence ATGAGTCATGCGGAGGCCGCTGTGCCGGTCGGTCAAGCGGCGGGCGCCATCCCGGAAAATCAGCTGCGGGCAGGTGAACTGGCGGCCAACCATCTCTTCGACACCGTGCTGCCGGTTCGGCCCGCAATGGTCAACAGGGGGTCCGTTGAACGGATGAGGCCAGGCCTCGTTCCGGACTTGCTGGCCGCCGGAACCGCCAAAGCCATGCTCCTGTCCGGCCGGCATGCGCTGGTGCACGGGGACGCGCTCGTTCTGGCAGAGGCCACACCGCTGCTGGACCGACTTGAGGGGTCGGCGGCCGGCCCGGCGCACATCATCTATCTCGGCGCGGCCCTCGGCTCCGAGGACCTTCCCACGGGAACCGGCCTCCTGCTGTTCATCCTGCCGGAACCGGTTGACCCCGGTTCGGCGGGCCTGCCCGCCGGTGCCGCTTGGGAAGGCTTCCGGGACGTCGCCGCGCAACTTGACGCGACGCACACCGCCCTGTTTGTTGAGGCCAGTGCCATTGCCAACTGGCACGCCACCCACACCCACTGCCCCCGGTGCGGCGCCGTCACCAAAGTGGAGGCCAGCGGATGGGTCCGGCGGTGCCCCGCTGACAATTCCGAACACTATCCGCGCACGGATCCGGCCATCATTGTCACGGTGGTTGGCCCGGACGGCCGCGTTCTGCTGGGCGGTGGCGGTCCGCTGGATGCGAAGAACTACTCCACGCTGGCCGGGTTCGTCGAGCCCGGTGAATCCCTCGAACAGGCCGTCGTCCGGGAAATCCAGGAAGAGGTGGGCGTGCAGGTCAGGGCGTGCCAGTACCTCGGCTCCCAGTCGTGGCCGTTCCCGGCGTCCCTTATGCTCGGCTTTACAGCCGTCACCGACGACACGGAAGCAAAGCCCGACGGCGTCGAGGTCACCAGGGCGCGCTGGTTCAGCCGGGAGGAACTCCAGGAGGCAGTGCTCAGCGGCGAAATTACCATCTCCACCAGGCTCTCCATCGCCAGGTCCCTCATCGAGCACTGGTACGGCGGCGTGATTCAGGACCGTCCGGCCGACGACTGA
- a CDS encoding ATP-dependent helicase — protein sequence MTIENPDGNASLEDRILGGLDAEQREVATTLTGPLCVLAGAGTGKTRAITHRIAYGVHSGVYSPQRLLAVTFTARAAAEMRSRLRDLGVGNVQARTFHAAALRQLQFFWPQAVGGALPNLLDHKAQMIAEAARRLRLSTDRASIRDLASEIEWAKVSMLTPANYLENAQDRGAPGGFDLTAVARVFQAYEDVKTDRNVIDFEDVLLITVGILQEDPKVAATVREQYRHFVVDEYQDVSPLQQRLLELWLGGRNELCVVGDASQTIYSFTGASPKHLLGFKAQYPDANVVKLVRDYRSTPQVVKLANDLLASRRSGGPAADAAWAAPLKLVAQRNPGPLPQFTECTDDEAEAATVAGKIRTLLDDGVPASEVAVLFRTNGQSEAYEQALASAGIGYQLRGGERFFARKEVRDAILQLRAATRAVSESDPQPLGQLVRDIVASLGYTDTAPHSGGALRERWESLAALVALADELAQNRGPQFGLADFVNELQERSVAQHAPTVQGVTLASLHAAKGLEWDAVFLVGLSEGLMPISFADDPASVDEERRLLYVGITRAREHLSLSWSTARTPGGRANRKPSRFLDGLRPDSVASSAARGRGPAPRRKAATPASCRVCGSMLASGAERKVGRCSQCPPSYEEQTFNALREWRKEVAHSADVPAFVVFTDATLTAIAEARPSSLEELAQLAGVGPSKLERYGEAVLAVLTESSTL from the coding sequence GTGACGATAGAAAATCCTGATGGCAACGCCTCCCTGGAGGACCGGATCCTTGGCGGCCTCGATGCGGAGCAGCGGGAAGTGGCCACCACCCTGACCGGCCCCCTCTGCGTGCTCGCCGGAGCCGGCACCGGCAAGACCCGCGCCATCACCCACAGGATCGCCTACGGAGTGCACTCGGGGGTCTACAGTCCGCAGCGGCTGCTGGCGGTCACGTTTACGGCACGGGCGGCAGCGGAAATGCGCAGCCGGCTCCGCGACCTTGGGGTCGGAAACGTCCAGGCCAGGACGTTCCATGCGGCCGCGCTGCGGCAGCTGCAGTTTTTCTGGCCGCAGGCGGTGGGCGGGGCGCTGCCCAACCTGCTGGACCACAAGGCACAAATGATCGCCGAGGCCGCCCGCCGGCTCCGGCTGAGCACCGACCGCGCCTCCATCCGTGACCTGGCGTCGGAAATCGAATGGGCCAAAGTATCCATGCTCACGCCCGCCAACTATCTGGAAAACGCACAGGACAGGGGCGCTCCGGGTGGGTTTGATCTCACAGCCGTGGCCCGCGTCTTCCAGGCCTACGAGGACGTGAAAACCGACCGCAACGTCATCGACTTCGAGGACGTCCTCCTGATTACCGTAGGCATCCTGCAGGAAGACCCCAAGGTGGCGGCGACGGTCCGGGAACAGTACCGGCACTTCGTGGTGGACGAATACCAGGACGTTTCCCCGTTGCAGCAGCGCCTCCTGGAACTCTGGCTCGGCGGCCGCAACGAACTGTGCGTCGTTGGTGACGCCAGCCAGACCATTTACTCGTTCACCGGAGCATCCCCGAAGCACCTCCTCGGGTTCAAGGCCCAGTACCCGGACGCGAACGTGGTCAAGCTTGTGCGCGACTACCGCTCCACTCCGCAGGTGGTCAAGCTGGCCAACGATCTCCTCGCCTCGCGCCGGAGCGGCGGACCGGCAGCCGATGCTGCCTGGGCCGCGCCGCTGAAGCTCGTGGCCCAGCGGAACCCGGGACCCCTGCCCCAATTCACGGAATGCACGGATGACGAAGCCGAGGCTGCAACGGTCGCCGGCAAGATCCGCACGCTCCTCGACGACGGCGTGCCGGCGAGTGAGGTCGCTGTCCTGTTCCGTACCAACGGCCAGTCGGAGGCCTACGAGCAGGCCTTGGCGTCGGCCGGAATCGGCTACCAGCTGCGCGGCGGCGAGCGGTTCTTTGCCCGGAAGGAGGTCCGCGACGCGATCCTCCAGCTCCGTGCGGCCACCCGTGCCGTATCCGAGTCCGATCCCCAGCCGCTGGGCCAGCTGGTACGCGACATCGTCGCGTCGCTGGGGTACACGGACACGGCCCCGCACAGCGGCGGTGCCTTGCGGGAACGCTGGGAATCACTGGCCGCCCTCGTGGCTCTGGCGGACGAGCTGGCGCAGAACCGCGGGCCGCAGTTCGGCCTGGCTGACTTCGTCAACGAGCTTCAGGAGCGCTCCGTGGCCCAGCACGCCCCGACCGTCCAGGGGGTTACGCTGGCGTCCCTGCACGCGGCAAAAGGACTTGAATGGGACGCGGTATTCCTCGTAGGGCTGAGCGAAGGGCTCATGCCCATCTCCTTCGCGGACGATCCCGCCTCGGTGGACGAGGAACGCCGGCTGCTCTATGTCGGCATCACGCGGGCCCGCGAGCACCTGTCCCTCTCGTGGTCCACCGCTCGGACCCCCGGCGGGCGTGCCAACCGGAAGCCGTCCCGCTTCCTCGACGGGCTGCGCCCGGACTCCGTGGCCAGCTCGGCCGCACGGGGGAGGGGGCCCGCGCCGCGCCGCAAGGCGGCCACGCCCGCGTCCTGCCGGGTCTGCGGCAGCATGCTGGCCAGCGGAGCCGAGCGGAAGGTCGGCCGCTGCAGCCAGTGCCCGCCCAGCTATGAAGAGCAGACGTTCAACGCCCTCCGTGAATGGCGCAAGGAGGTCGCGCACTCCGCCGACGTCCCGGCCTTCGTGGTTTTCACCGACGCAACCCTCACCGCCATCGCCGAAGCCCGGCCGTCCTCACTGGAGGAACTGGCCCAGCTCGCGGGCGTCGGCCCGTCCAAACTGGAGCGGTACGGCGAGGCAGTCCTCGCGGTCCTGACGGAAAGCAGCACGCTGTAA